A window of the Streptomyces sp. JB150 genome harbors these coding sequences:
- a CDS encoding HAD family phosphatase yields MNSLGGISVIFDLDGTLVDSEPNYYEAGRQILAEHGVPGYTWQDHERYVGISTLDTIADWKRRYGLSAPTEELFTAKNRRYLELARAATPVYPEMRTFVELLASEQVPMAVASGSSPEAIAAILAATGLDALLRTVVSADEVRRGKPAPDVFLEAARRLGAAPAGCVVVEDAAPGAAAAHAASMRCVAVPYVADQAGDPEFATADLVFRGGQREFTARAALDWLRGTAPAS; encoded by the coding sequence ATGAACAGTCTCGGCGGAATCTCGGTCATCTTCGATCTCGACGGAACGCTCGTGGACAGCGAGCCGAACTACTACGAGGCGGGCCGGCAAATCCTCGCCGAGCACGGCGTACCGGGCTACACCTGGCAGGACCACGAGCGGTACGTCGGCATCAGCACGCTGGACACCATCGCGGACTGGAAGCGACGGTACGGTCTGAGCGCTCCCACCGAGGAGCTGTTCACCGCCAAGAACCGCCGTTACCTGGAGCTGGCCCGCGCGGCGACGCCCGTCTACCCGGAGATGCGCACGTTCGTGGAGCTGCTCGCCTCCGAGCAGGTCCCGATGGCCGTGGCGTCCGGCTCCTCGCCCGAGGCCATCGCGGCGATCCTGGCCGCCACCGGCCTGGACGCCCTGCTGCGCACGGTCGTCTCCGCCGACGAGGTGCGGCGCGGCAAGCCCGCCCCCGACGTCTTCCTGGAGGCGGCCCGTCGTCTCGGCGCGGCCCCGGCCGGCTGCGTGGTCGTGGAGGACGCCGCCCCGGGTGCCGCGGCCGCGCACGCGGCCAGCATGCGCTGCGTCGCCGTCCCGTACGTCGCCGACCAGGCCGGCGACCCGGAGTTCGCCACGGCGGACCTGGTCTTCCGCGGCGGCCAGCGGGAGTTCACGGCGCGCGCCGCCCTCGACTGGCTCCGCGGCACCGCCCCGGCGTCCTGA
- a CDS encoding pectate lyase: MASVTPPRTRRRRALTGALATLGVSVGMIMTTGTPSASAATWPTPTSSQAVSATITLNASKDYGMQRLYGSGALGGGDQSEDQQPILKLADGVTLKNVIIGAPGADGIHCMGSCTLQNVWWEDVGEDAATFRGGTGATYHVIGGGAKKAADKVFQHNGGGTVNISNFAVQEFKTLYRSCGDCSTQYTRKVNLNTIEVTGTGSTARLVGINVNRNDVATLRNITILNDASRKVVPCQKYNNNTAVGVGPDSTNCLYSASDIVYR, translated from the coding sequence ATGGCATCTGTGACACCCCCGCGCACCCGCCGTCGGCGCGCGCTGACCGGCGCGCTGGCCACCCTCGGCGTCTCGGTTGGCATGATCATGACTACCGGGACTCCGTCGGCGAGCGCCGCCACTTGGCCCACCCCCACCAGCAGCCAGGCGGTGAGCGCCACCATCACCCTGAACGCCTCGAAGGACTACGGGATGCAGCGCCTGTACGGCAGCGGCGCCCTGGGCGGAGGCGACCAGTCGGAGGACCAGCAGCCGATCCTGAAGCTGGCCGACGGGGTCACGCTGAAGAACGTCATCATCGGCGCCCCCGGCGCCGACGGCATCCACTGTATGGGCAGCTGCACGCTGCAGAACGTGTGGTGGGAGGACGTCGGCGAGGACGCCGCCACCTTCCGCGGCGGCACCGGCGCGACGTACCACGTCATCGGCGGCGGCGCGAAGAAGGCGGCCGACAAGGTCTTCCAGCACAACGGCGGCGGCACGGTGAACATCTCCAACTTCGCCGTGCAGGAGTTCAAGACGCTCTACCGGTCCTGCGGCGACTGCTCCACGCAGTACACCCGCAAGGTCAACCTCAACACCATCGAGGTGACCGGGACGGGCAGCACCGCGCGGCTCGTCGGCATCAACGTCAACCGCAACGACGTGGCGACGCTGCGGAACATCACGATCCTGAACGACGCGAGCCGCAAGGTCGTCCCGTGCCAGAAGTACAACAACAACACGGCGGTGGGCGTCGGCCCCGACAGCACCAACTGCCTGTACTCCGCCTCGGACATCGTCTACCGCTAG
- a CDS encoding uracil-DNA glycosylase translates to MAPRPLHEIVEPGWAKALEPVAGKIAEMGDFLRAEIAAGRTYLPAGQNVLRAFQQPFDEVRVLIVGQDPYPTPGHAVGLSFSVAPDVRPLPGSLINIFRELQADLGLPQPSNGDLTPWTRQGVLLLNRALTTAPRKPAAHRGKGWEEVTEQAIRALAARGKPLVSILWGRDARNLRPLLGDLPSIESAHPSPMSADRGFFGSRPFSRANDLLIRQGGQPVDWRLP, encoded by the coding sequence GTGGCACCACGACCGTTGCATGAAATCGTCGAACCGGGCTGGGCGAAGGCCCTCGAACCCGTCGCCGGGAAGATCGCCGAGATGGGTGACTTCCTGCGCGCGGAGATCGCCGCGGGACGCACCTACCTCCCGGCCGGACAGAACGTCCTGCGCGCCTTCCAGCAGCCCTTCGACGAGGTGAGGGTCCTGATCGTCGGACAGGACCCTTACCCGACCCCGGGGCACGCGGTGGGCCTGTCGTTCTCCGTCGCCCCGGACGTGCGGCCACTGCCCGGCAGTCTGATCAACATCTTCCGCGAGCTGCAGGCCGACCTGGGCCTGCCGCAGCCCTCGAACGGCGACCTGACGCCCTGGACGCGGCAGGGCGTGCTCCTGCTCAACAGGGCGCTCACCACCGCACCGCGCAAACCGGCGGCGCACCGCGGCAAGGGCTGGGAGGAGGTCACCGAGCAGGCCATCCGCGCGCTGGCCGCCCGGGGCAAGCCCCTGGTGTCCATCCTCTGGGGCCGCGACGCCCGCAACCTCCGCCCGCTCCTCGGCGACCTGCCCTCCATCGAGTCCGCCCACCCCTCCCCCATGTCGGCGGACCGCGGCTTCTTCGGCTCCCGGCCCTTCAGCCGCGCCAACGACCTGCTGATCCGTCAGGGCGGCCAACCGGTGGACTGGCGCCTGCCGTGA
- a CDS encoding PHB depolymerase family esterase, translated as MSATPGNTARRPLPPVLVALCALVPLLAALLFAAPPAAAREGAAREHAAPTATLTEVTGFGANPSNLQMYLYVPESVTPNPAVLVAVHYCTGSGPAMYSGTEYASLADRYGFIVVYPSVTRSSKCFDVSSPQALRRGGGSDPVGIKSMVDWVLATYDADPKRVFATGISSGAMMTNVLLGVYPDVFAAGAAFAGVPFGCFATTDGSEWNSACANGTVTRTPQQWGDLVRGAYPGYTGPRPRMQLWHGTEDDVLRYPNFGEEIKQWTNVLGVSQTPASTDTPATGWTRTRYGAAGDRAPVEAISLQGVGHNLYAYGTMGARVLTFFGLDGQGPAPQPQPSGCKVKATTSAWNTGLTASVTITNTGSTAINGWKLGFTLPGGQTITGGWGATYAPASGAVTATNAAYNATLAPGASVSIGYQASHTGNSASPGAFTLNGTACATG; from the coding sequence GTGTCCGCCACCCCCGGCAACACCGCGAGGAGACCCCTGCCCCCGGTACTCGTCGCGCTCTGCGCGCTGGTGCCGCTGCTGGCCGCGCTGCTGTTCGCCGCGCCCCCGGCCGCCGCCCGCGAGGGAGCCGCGCGCGAGCATGCCGCGCCGACCGCCACCCTGACCGAGGTCACCGGCTTCGGCGCGAACCCCAGCAACCTGCAGATGTACCTGTACGTCCCCGAGAGCGTCACCCCGAACCCGGCGGTCCTCGTGGCCGTCCACTACTGCACCGGCTCGGGGCCGGCCATGTACAGCGGCACCGAGTACGCCTCGCTCGCCGACCGCTACGGCTTCATCGTCGTCTACCCGTCGGTCACCCGGTCCAGCAAGTGCTTCGACGTCTCCTCGCCGCAGGCCCTGCGCCGCGGCGGCGGCAGCGACCCGGTCGGCATCAAGTCGATGGTCGACTGGGTGCTCGCCACCTACGACGCCGACCCGAAGCGGGTCTTCGCCACCGGCATCTCCTCCGGCGCGATGATGACCAACGTCCTGCTGGGCGTGTACCCCGACGTGTTCGCCGCCGGCGCCGCCTTCGCCGGGGTCCCCTTCGGCTGCTTCGCCACCACCGACGGCTCCGAGTGGAACAGCGCCTGCGCGAACGGCACGGTGACACGCACCCCGCAGCAGTGGGGCGACCTGGTCCGCGGCGCCTACCCCGGCTACACCGGCCCGCGCCCCCGGATGCAGCTGTGGCACGGCACCGAGGACGACGTGCTCCGCTACCCGAACTTCGGCGAGGAGATCAAGCAGTGGACGAACGTCCTGGGTGTGAGCCAGACGCCGGCGTCCACCGACACCCCCGCCACCGGCTGGACCCGCACCCGCTACGGCGCCGCCGGTGACCGGGCCCCCGTGGAGGCGATCAGCCTCCAGGGCGTCGGCCACAACCTCTACGCCTACGGCACCATGGGCGCCCGCGTGCTCACCTTCTTCGGCCTCGACGGCCAGGGCCCCGCGCCGCAGCCCCAGCCGTCCGGCTGCAAGGTGAAGGCGACCACCAGCGCCTGGAACACCGGTCTCACCGCCTCCGTGACGATCACCAACACCGGCAGCACGGCGATCAACGGCTGGAAGCTGGGCTTCACCCTGCCGGGCGGCCAGACCATCACGGGAGGCTGGGGCGCCACGTACGCACCGGCCTCCGGCGCGGTGACCGCGACGAACGCCGCGTACAACGCCACTCTTGCGCCCGGCGCGAGCGTGAGCATCGGCTACCAGGCGAGCCACACCGGCAACAGCGCGTCCCCGGGCGCCTTCACGCTCAACGGGACGGCCTGCGCGACCGGCTGA
- a CDS encoding exo-alpha-sialidase, giving the protein MTEVLLAVGTRKGLFIGRRRGGGAWEFDESPYFNAQAVYSVAIDTRGSAPRLLAGGDSAHWGPSVFHSDDLGRTWTEPARPAVKFPQDTKASLERVWQLHPAAAEPDVVYAGTEPAALYRSEDRGESFALVRPLWEHPTRSRWMPGGGGEGLHTVLTDHRDPRSVTVAVSAAGVFRTGDGGASWAPSNSGVSAVFLPDPDPEFGQCVHKIARDAVTPDRLYLQNHWGVYRSDDAGAHWTDIGEGLPSTFGFAVATHPRRGDTAYVFPIAADSDRVPAGRRCRVFRTADAGKTWEPLTAGLPQGDHYGTVLRDAMCTDDADPAGVYFGNRNGEVYASADDGDSWRQLAAHLPDVLCVRAAVVG; this is encoded by the coding sequence ATGACCGAGGTACTGCTGGCCGTGGGCACGCGCAAGGGCCTGTTCATCGGGCGCCGGCGGGGTGGTGGCGCGTGGGAGTTCGACGAGAGCCCCTACTTCAACGCGCAGGCCGTGTACTCGGTCGCCATCGACACCCGCGGCTCCGCCCCGCGCCTGCTGGCCGGCGGGGACAGCGCGCACTGGGGTCCGTCCGTCTTCCACTCCGACGACCTCGGCCGCACCTGGACCGAGCCCGCCCGGCCGGCCGTGAAGTTCCCGCAGGACACAAAGGCTTCGCTGGAGCGGGTGTGGCAGCTGCACCCGGCGGCGGCGGAGCCGGACGTGGTGTACGCGGGCACGGAACCGGCCGCGCTGTACCGCTCGGAGGACCGCGGCGAGAGCTTCGCCCTCGTCCGTCCCCTGTGGGAGCACCCGACGCGCTCGCGGTGGATGCCGGGCGGCGGCGGGGAGGGCCTGCACACCGTCCTCACCGACCACCGCGACCCGCGGTCGGTGACGGTGGCCGTGTCGGCGGCCGGCGTGTTCCGCACCGGCGACGGCGGCGCGAGCTGGGCCCCGTCCAACTCCGGTGTCTCCGCGGTGTTCCTGCCCGATCCGGACCCGGAGTTCGGCCAGTGCGTGCACAAGATCGCGCGGGACGCGGTCACCCCGGACCGGCTGTATCTCCAGAACCACTGGGGGGTGTACAGAAGCGACGACGCGGGCGCGCACTGGACCGACATCGGCGAGGGTCTGCCGTCCACGTTCGGCTTCGCCGTCGCGACCCATCCGCGCCGCGGGGACACGGCGTACGTCTTCCCGATCGCCGCGGACTCCGACCGCGTGCCCGCCGGCCGCCGCTGCCGGGTGTTCCGCACGGCCGACGCGGGCAAGACCTGGGAGCCGCTGACGGCGGGTCTGCCGCAGGGTGACCACTACGGCACGGTGCTGCGCGACGCGATGTGCACGGACGACGCCGACCCGGCGGGCGTCTACTTCGGCAACCGCAACGGCGAGGTGTACGCGTCGGCCGACGACGGCGACAGCTGGCGGCAGTTGGCCGCGCACCTGCCGGACGTGCTGTGCGTGCGGGCCGCGGTGGTCGGATGA
- a CDS encoding FUSC family protein → MLKRVFVAPDPGRTRLRFATRAVLGVGLAVVVCGLAGHSLVGAVIGGLAALLALFTVTDATVRGQAVTTALLPVVGLPVLAVAAEVHDQRVLRDLFFLAVVGAGVYARRWGPRGHSLGVFAFMTYFIAQFLQATPRHLPELYAAVLLSVPAAAAVRFGLWCYERRMPPVPAVAPPDGTGLGRITTRQAVQATVGAAFALVVGQLVSDERWYWAVGATWWIFVNTTSRGETLVRGFRRVLGTVLGIGLGLLVAVPLEGAAVPSAALIAVCVFGIFYTAAVSYTWMMLCVTVLAELLYGLLGMLEPALLALRLAETGIGALGAVLAVLFVLPVTTHRVTDAWIQRALRSVHACTAEAAARLAGDPAADPAPRVAELEQQLARVRLAVAPLVHPLNPMRGRKRRARRVLALLDDCAREVRGLVAVAADPEASHDARLATACWRVQAAVEALTGGPAEREIAGLAPQPPAAEPALAHLHGLERALAELATPLRTPPKSPLVEA, encoded by the coding sequence GTGCTGAAGAGGGTGTTCGTGGCTCCGGATCCGGGGCGGACGCGGCTGCGTTTCGCGACCCGCGCGGTCCTCGGCGTCGGTCTCGCGGTCGTCGTCTGCGGGCTCGCCGGCCACTCCCTCGTCGGTGCCGTCATCGGTGGCCTCGCGGCACTGCTCGCCCTGTTCACCGTCACCGACGCCACCGTGCGCGGCCAGGCGGTCACCACCGCGCTGCTGCCGGTCGTCGGCCTGCCGGTGCTCGCCGTCGCGGCCGAGGTGCACGACCAGCGCGTGCTGCGCGACCTGTTCTTCCTCGCCGTGGTCGGCGCGGGCGTCTACGCCCGCCGCTGGGGCCCGCGCGGACACAGCCTCGGCGTGTTCGCCTTCATGACGTACTTCATCGCGCAGTTCCTCCAGGCCACCCCGCGCCACCTGCCCGAGCTGTACGCCGCCGTCCTGCTGTCCGTGCCGGCCGCGGCGGCCGTGCGGTTCGGCCTGTGGTGCTACGAGCGGCGCATGCCCCCCGTCCCCGCCGTCGCCCCGCCGGACGGCACCGGACTCGGCCGGATCACCACCCGCCAGGCGGTCCAGGCGACCGTCGGCGCGGCGTTCGCGCTGGTCGTGGGCCAGCTGGTGTCCGACGAGCGGTGGTACTGGGCCGTCGGCGCCACCTGGTGGATCTTCGTGAACACCACGTCGCGCGGCGAGACCCTGGTCCGCGGCTTCCGGCGCGTCCTCGGCACGGTGCTCGGCATCGGCCTCGGCCTGCTGGTCGCCGTCCCGCTGGAGGGCGCCGCCGTACCCTCCGCCGCCCTGATCGCCGTCTGCGTCTTCGGCATCTTCTACACGGCCGCGGTCTCGTACACCTGGATGATGCTCTGCGTCACCGTGCTGGCCGAGCTGCTGTACGGCCTCCTCGGCATGCTCGAACCCGCGCTGCTCGCGCTGCGTCTCGCCGAGACGGGCATCGGCGCGCTGGGTGCCGTCCTGGCGGTCCTCTTCGTCCTGCCCGTCACCACCCACCGGGTCACCGACGCCTGGATCCAGCGCGCCCTGCGCTCGGTGCACGCCTGCACCGCCGAGGCCGCCGCCCGGCTCGCCGGCGACCCGGCCGCCGACCCCGCCCCGCGCGTCGCCGAGCTGGAGCAGCAGCTCGCCCGGGTCCGGCTCGCGGTCGCCCCGCTGGTCCATCCGCTCAACCCGATGCGCGGCCGCAAGCGGCGCGCCCGCCGGGTGCTCGCCCTGCTCGACGACTGCGCCCGCGAGGTCCGCGGTCTGGTCGCCGTCGCCGCCGACCCGGAGGCCTCCCACGACGCCCGGCTGGCCACCGCCTGCTGGCGGGTGCAGGCCGCGGTCGAGGCGCTGACCGGCGGACCCGCGGAACGCGAGATCGCCGGCCTCGCCCCGCAGCCTCCGGCCGCCGAGCCGGCGCTCGCCCACCTGCACGGCCTGGAGCGCGCGCTCGCCGAACTGGCCACACCCCTGCGCACGCCGCCGAAGTCCCCGCTCGTCGAGGCGTAG
- a CDS encoding lactonase family protein has translation MTDGGQWRRAYIGSFTAAGGPGVVTAAVDPDSGALTLLNAVDDLPDPSCLALAPDGRTLYAVSETADGAVGAYRVDGALPEPAGAPVRVGGGPTHLSVHAGHVLTADYGTGSVTVVPLRADGTLAAAASATLRHTGSGPRTPRQRGPHAHQVLPDPSGRWILGVDLGTDSVRVSTLAEGALAPHRETALRPGSGPRHLAFHPGGTHAYVVNELSPTVTVCHWDAGDGVLRPLAETPVLPGAPAGDAYPSGIAVSPDGRFVWTATRGEDVLSVFAVEKDTLRLTGTVPCGGHWPRALTASEGLLYVANERSGDVTWFAVDPATGWPRRAGAVRVTAASCVVLG, from the coding sequence GTGACGGACGGCGGACAGTGGCGGCGGGCGTACATCGGATCGTTCACGGCGGCCGGCGGCCCCGGAGTGGTGACGGCCGCCGTCGACCCGGACAGCGGCGCGCTCACGCTGCTCAACGCCGTCGACGACCTCCCCGACCCCTCCTGCCTCGCCCTGGCACCCGACGGGCGCACGCTCTACGCGGTCAGCGAGACGGCCGACGGCGCGGTGGGCGCCTACCGCGTGGACGGCGCGCTCCCCGAACCCGCCGGGGCGCCGGTGCGCGTCGGCGGCGGACCCACCCACCTCAGCGTGCACGCCGGGCACGTCCTCACCGCCGACTACGGCACCGGCAGCGTCACCGTCGTGCCGCTGCGCGCCGACGGCACCCTCGCCGCCGCCGCGTCCGCGACGCTCCGGCACACCGGGTCGGGGCCCCGCACCCCCCGCCAGCGGGGCCCGCACGCCCACCAGGTACTGCCGGACCCGAGCGGACGATGGATCCTCGGCGTGGACCTCGGCACCGACTCCGTCCGCGTCTCCACCCTCGCCGAGGGCGCTCTGGCACCGCATCGGGAGACCGCCCTGCGGCCCGGCTCCGGACCGCGCCACCTGGCCTTCCACCCCGGCGGCACGCACGCCTACGTCGTCAACGAACTGAGCCCCACCGTCACCGTCTGCCACTGGGACGCCGGGGACGGGGTCCTGCGCCCGCTCGCCGAGACACCGGTGCTGCCCGGCGCCCCCGCCGGTGACGCCTACCCGTCGGGCATCGCCGTCTCGCCCGACGGCCGCTTCGTGTGGACCGCCACCCGCGGCGAGGACGTGCTGTCCGTGTTCGCCGTCGAGAAGGACACCCTGCGGCTGACCGGTACCGTGCCCTGCGGCGGCCACTGGCCCCGCGCGCTCACCGCGTCGGAAGGGCTCCTGTACGTCGCGAACGAGCGCTCCGGCGATGTGACCTGGTTCGCCGTCGACCCGGCGACGGGGTGGCCGCGGCGCGCGGGAGCGGTGCGGGTGACGGCGGCGTCGTGCGTGGTCCTCGGCTGA
- a CDS encoding BadF/BadG/BcrA/BcrD ATPase family protein — protein MTSTGFLAVDSGGSGLRVVVGTVDGGPLGQRESRVPVRTGPGGIDAGHLMEQLVPMVRDLASGTGVAEPDCAVVGAAGFGTLGDALRAELPGALRREFGIRRVALAADAVTAYVGALGVRPGAVIAAGTGLIAIGTDLTGWRRADGWGHLLGDCGGGAWIGRAGLEAALRAYDGRAGGSTRLLASAEEQFGPLPDLPGALYPRSDRPAVLASFAPRVAACAADDPVAADILRAAARHMADAAAAVCPAEGTPEVSLTGGLFRMGEPLLAPVREELAERLPHARCVPAAGDPLHGAVRIATALATGTLTLPGDARLFCAAPAEE, from the coding sequence GTGACCTCCACCGGGTTCCTCGCCGTGGACTCGGGCGGCTCCGGCCTGCGGGTGGTCGTGGGCACGGTGGACGGCGGCCCGCTCGGGCAGCGGGAGTCCCGGGTGCCGGTGCGGACGGGACCGGGCGGGATCGACGCCGGACACCTGATGGAGCAACTGGTGCCGATGGTGCGGGACCTGGCCTCCGGGACGGGAGTGGCGGAGCCGGATTGTGCCGTGGTCGGCGCCGCCGGGTTCGGCACGCTCGGTGACGCGCTGCGCGCCGAACTGCCGGGCGCCCTGCGGCGGGAGTTCGGCATCCGGCGGGTCGCGCTCGCCGCGGACGCCGTCACGGCGTACGTCGGCGCGCTCGGTGTCCGGCCCGGCGCCGTGATCGCCGCGGGCACCGGTCTGATCGCAATCGGCACGGACCTGACCGGCTGGCGGCGGGCGGACGGCTGGGGCCATCTGCTCGGCGACTGCGGCGGCGGAGCGTGGATCGGGCGCGCCGGTCTGGAGGCCGCGCTGCGGGCGTACGACGGACGGGCGGGCGGCTCCACCCGGCTGCTGGCCAGCGCCGAGGAGCAGTTCGGCCCGCTGCCGGACCTCCCCGGCGCGCTGTACCCCCGTAGCGACCGCCCGGCCGTCCTCGCCTCGTTCGCGCCGCGGGTGGCGGCCTGCGCCGCCGACGACCCGGTCGCCGCGGACATCCTCCGCGCGGCGGCCCGGCACATGGCCGACGCGGCGGCCGCCGTCTGCCCCGCCGAGGGCACGCCGGAAGTGAGCCTGACCGGGGGCCTGTTCAGGATGGGCGAGCCGCTGCTCGCGCCCGTGCGGGAGGAACTGGCGGAGCGCCTGCCGCACGCCCGGTGCGTGCCCGCGGCGGGCGATCCGCTGCACGGCGCGGTGCGGATCGCCACCGCTCTCGCGACCGGCACCCTCACCCTTCCGGGGGACGCGAGACTGTTCTGCGCGGCCCCTGCGGAGGAATGA
- a CDS encoding Lrp/AsnC family transcriptional regulator, with protein sequence MAVDELDTRILRLLLEQPRTSVREYARILGVARGTLQARLDRLEREGVITGTGPTLSPAALGHPVLAFVHIEVTQGHLDDVGDALAGVPEIVEAFSITGGGDLLTRVVARDNAHLEDVIQKLISLPGVVRTRTEVALRERVPHRLLPLVESIGRATRT encoded by the coding sequence ATGGCCGTGGACGAGCTGGACACCCGCATCCTGCGGCTGCTGCTGGAGCAGCCGCGCACGAGCGTGCGGGAGTACGCCCGCATCCTCGGGGTCGCGCGCGGCACCCTCCAGGCCCGGCTGGACCGGCTGGAGCGGGAGGGCGTGATCACCGGCACGGGCCCGACCCTCTCCCCCGCCGCCCTCGGCCATCCGGTGCTCGCCTTCGTCCACATCGAGGTCACCCAGGGCCACCTCGACGACGTGGGCGACGCGCTGGCCGGCGTGCCGGAGATCGTGGAGGCGTTCTCCATCACGGGCGGCGGCGATCTGCTCACCCGCGTCGTGGCGCGCGACAACGCCCACCTGGAGGACGTCATCCAGAAGCTGATCAGCCTCCCCGGTGTCGTCCGCACCCGCACGGAGGTGGCCCTGCGCGAACGCGTGCCGCACCGGCTGCTGCCGCTGGTGGAGTCGATCGGGCGGGCGACGAGGACGTGA